The proteins below are encoded in one region of Equus przewalskii isolate Varuska chromosome 1, EquPr2, whole genome shotgun sequence:
- the COA6 gene encoding cytochrome c oxidase assembly factor 6 homolog: protein MAAPSMKERQACWGARDEYWKCLDENTEDVSKCKKLRSSFESSCPQQWIKYFDKRRDYLKFKEKFEAGEFQPSKTSAES, encoded by the exons ATGGCAGCCCCATCTATGAAGGAAAGGCAGGCTTGCTGGGGAGCCCGGGACGAGTACTGGAAGTGTTTAGATGAGAACACAGAGGACGTTTCTAAATGCAAGAAGTTACGGAGCTCATTTGAATCAAGTTGTCCCCAACAGTGG ataaaatattttgataaaagaaGAGACTacttaaaattcaaagaaaaatttgaagcaGGAGAATTCCAGCCTTCAAAAACAAGTGCAGAGTCCTAA